The proteins below come from a single Rosa rugosa chromosome 2, drRosRugo1.1, whole genome shotgun sequence genomic window:
- the LOC133732332 gene encoding uncharacterized protein LOC133732332: MENGGNHGGESSYPNADQTETEIQKKTTLESESLAKGLSSTLATIIKDFDSKAQQTFTSQDQLSQALDRLTRELDKLLEDAPLPFIMQHAAKITAVRKRVLSLNSVLKNVQRRLDNIDRILTLGAPHQNQHDKTSTEHSGLQ, encoded by the exons ATGGAAAACGGAGGCAACCACGGCGGCGAGTCGTCGTACCCAAATGCCGACCAGACTGAGACTGAGATTCAGAAGAAGACAACATTGGAATCGGAGTCTTTGGCAAAGGGACTGTCTTCCACCCTCGCCACCATCATTAAAGACTTCGATTCCAAAGCTCAGCAAACCTTCACCAGCCAAGACCAGCTCTCTCAAGCCCTCGATCGCCTCACCCGCG AGCTTGATAAGTTGTTAGAGGATGCTCCGTTGCCGTTCATAATGCAACACGCGGCGAAGATAACGGCGGTTAGGAAGAGGGTTTTGTCTCTCAACTCCGTTTTGAAGAATGTTCAACGCCGTCTTGATAATATAGACCGCATCTTAACTCTGGGCGCCCCACATCAAAACCAACATG ATAAGACATCCACAGAACATTCAGGGCTGCAGTAA
- the LOC133728549 gene encoding pentatricopeptide repeat-containing protein At1g79080, chloroplastic, whose amino-acid sequence MAILINSVSPITNPSAETARKGCGFFSHIRVQTFLLNKGFSRVLASTQITISPKDTVFTLPNWRNPKNDRRSREVRIIDAFQHLESMIGKGQKPDVGQATQLLYDLCKASKMRKAVRVIEMMVASGIIPDAASYTFLVNYLCKRGNIGYAMQLVEKMEEYGYPTNTVTYNSLVRGLCVRGNLNQSLQLLDKLIRKGLVPNVYTYSFLLEAAYKERGVNEAMKLLEEIIAKGGKPNLVSYNVLLTGLCKEGRSDEAIKFFRSLPSMGFRPNVVSYNIVLRSLCYEGRWEEANVLLAEMDGEDRTPSIVTYNILISSLALHGRTEHALEVLDEMVKGRFKPTAASYNPIITRLCKEGKVDHVVKCLDQMMFRRCNPNEGTFNAIAVLCEQGMVQEAYSIIQSLGNKQKCSTNEFHRNVITSLCRKGNTYPAFQMLYEMTKYGFTPDSYTYSSLIRGLCLEGMLNEAMEIFKVMEENNQRPDTENFNALILGFCKCRRTDLSLQVFEMMIEKRLMPNEMTYTILVEGLAHENETELAAEVLRELQGRRVMSPNTVERLVMQYDLEEIPL is encoded by the coding sequence ATGGCAATTCTCATAAACTCGGTGTCACCTATAACAAACCCATCAGCAGAAACTGCTAGAAAGGGTTGTGGGTTCTTTTCCCACATCAGGGTCCAGACATTTTTACTCAACAAGGGGTTTTCAAGAGTTTTGGCATCAACCCAGATTACCATTTCTCCAAAGGACACTGTTTTCACTTTGCCCAATTGGAGGAATCCCAAGAATGATAGAAGAAGTAGAGAAGTTAGAATAATTGATGCCTTTCAGCATTTAGAGTCTATGATAGGGAAGGGCCAAAAGCCTGATGTGGGCCAAGCAACTCAGCTCTTGTATGATCTGTGCAAGGCGAGTAAGATGAGGAAAGCGGTGAGAGTGATCGAAATGATGGTTGCTTCAGGCATTATACCTGATGCAGCTTCATATACCTTCTTGGTGAACTATTTGTGTAAAAGAGGGAATATTGGTTATGCAATGCAGTTGGTTGAGAAGATGGAGGAGTATGGATATCCGACGAATACTGTTACCTATAATTCACTTGTTAGAGGGCTTTGTGTGCGTGGAAATTTGAATCAAAGCTTGCAGCTTTTGGATAAGCTGATACGGAAGGGGCTGGTTCCGAATGTTTATACTTACTCTTTCTTGCTTGAAGCGGCTTATAAGGAAAGAGGGGTCAACGAAGCGATGAAGCTCCTGGAGGAGATCATTGCTAAAGGTGGAAAGCCTAATTTGGTTAGTTACAATGTTTTGTTGACTGGTTTGTGCAAGGAAGGTAGGAGTGATGAGGCAATTAAGTTTTTTAGGAGTTTGCCTTCGATGGGATTCAGACCGAATGTTGTGAGCTATAACATTGTGCTGAGGAGCTTGTGTTATGAGGGTAGGTGGGAAGAGGCGAATGTGCTTTTAGCTGAGATGGATGGTGAGGATCGGACACCCTCCATAGTTACATATAACATCTTAATCAGTTCTCTTGCCCTTCATGGTAGAACAGAACATGCTCTTGAAGTTTTGGATGAAATGGTTAAGGGTCGGTTCAAGCCTACTGCTGCAAGCTACAATCCGATAATTACTCGTCTCTGCAAAGAGGGGAAGGTGGATCATGTGGTGAAGTGTCTAGACCAAATGATGTTCCGGCGATGTAATCCAAATGAGGGAACATTCAATGCCATTGCTGTGCTATGTGAGCAAGGTATGGTGCAAGAAGCATACTCCATCATTCAAAGCCTCGGAAATAAACAGAAATGCTCCACGAATGAGTTCCACAGAAATGTAATCACAAGCTTGTGCAGGAAAGGGAATACATATCCAGCATTTCAGATGTTATATGAAATGACCAAGTATGGTTTTACTCCAGATTCTTATACCTATTCATCTTTGATCAGAGGGTTGTGTCTGGAGGGTATGCTAAATGAAGCAATGGAGATTTTCAAGGTCATGGAGGAAAACAACCAAAGGCCTGATACTGAGAATTTCAATGCCCTTATACTTGGATTTTGCAAATGTCGAAGAACAGATCTATCCTTGCAGGTTTTCGAGATGATGATTGAGAAAAGGCTAATGCCTAATGAAATGACATATACCATTCTCGTGGAAGGGCTTGCACATGAAAACGAAACGGAGCTGGCAGCTGAGGTTTTGAGGGAGTTGCAGGGGAGACGGGTTATGAGTCCAAATACAGTGGAAAGACTTGTTATGCAGTATGACCTTGAGGAAATACCATTGTAG